A portion of the Gossypium arboreum isolate Shixiya-1 chromosome 8, ASM2569848v2, whole genome shotgun sequence genome contains these proteins:
- the LOC108467401 gene encoding chaperone protein dnaJ GFA2, mitochondrial has product MVGSNGVRLIHCLLRRSHSLSSTLFHHPNSTLISGGSRSFTAGLGNPVNVIGKHTPQYAKTRNCLVFGPFNVNLGAKRLIHGTAPLSARDYYDTLGVSKNATASEIKKAYFGLAKKLHPDVNKDDPEAEKKFQEVSKAYEVLKDENKRAEYDQVGHEAFEQQQNNSGFSEEDFNPFKFHNFHDIFNVQDIFRNQMGGEDIKVAIELSFMEAVQGCSKTVTFQAPVLCQACGGEGVPPGVKPERCRHCGGSGMLSINKGFMSIRSTCPHCGGSGQFVSKLCKSCNGARLVKGPKTVKLDIMPGVDNNETLKVYGSGGADPDRTHPGDLYVTIKVRQDPVFRREGANVHVDAVLSVVQAILGGTIQVPTLTGDVVLKVRPGTQPGQKVVLKNKGIKTRNSYSFGDQYVHFNVSIPKNLTGKQRELIEEFAREEQGESDKRAAGAAG; this is encoded by the exons ATGGTTGGGTCTAATGGCGTTAGGCTTATTCACTGCTTGCTTCGGCGTTCTCACTCCCTTTCTTCTACCCTTTTTCACCACCCAAATTCT ACTCTGATTTCTGGGGGTTCGAGGAGTTTCACAGCCGGACTTGGCAATCCCGTTAACGTTATTGGAAAACACACTCCTCAATATG CTAAAACTAGAAACTGCTTGGTTTTTGGACCTTTTAATGTGAACTTGGGTGCAAAACGGCTAATTCATGGCACTG CTCCTTTGTCCGCTAGGGATTATTATGATACACTTGGTGTAAGCAAGAATGCTACTGCATCTGAAATAAAGAAAGCTTATTTTGGG CTTGCCAAAAAGCTCCATCCAGATGTAAATAAAGATGATCCTGAAGCTGAGAAAAAATTTCAAGAGGTTTCCAAGGCCTATGAG GTTTTAAAAGACGAGAACAAGCGTGCAGAGTATGATCAG GTTGGCCATGAAGCATTTGAACAACAGCAAAATAATAGCGGCTTTAGCGAAGAGGATTTCAATCCATTCAAATTCCACAATTTTCATGAT ATATTCAACGTGCAGGATATATTCAGAAATCAAATGGGTGGTGAAGATATCAAG GTTGCAATTGAACTATCTTTTATGGAAGCTGTTCAAGGATGCAGCAAAACAGTGACATTTCAAGCTCCCGTGCTTTGTCAAGCTTGTG GTGGAGAAGGAGTTCCTCCTGGCGTGAAACCTGAAAGATGCCGGCACTGTGGAGGCTCAGGCATG TTATCTATCAACAAGGGCTTTATGAGTATTCGTTCTACTTGTCCTCATTGTGGTGGAAGTGGTCAGTTTGTATCG AAGCTTTGCAAGTCATGCAATGGAGCTAGGTTAGTGAAAGGACCAAAAACAGTCAAATTGGACATAATGCCAG GAGTGGATAACAATGAAACATTGAAGGTTTATGGAAGTGGCGGAGCTGATCCTGATAGAACTCATCCCGGGGATCTTTACGTAACCATAAAG GTCCGGCAAGACCCAGTTTTTCGTAGAGAAGGTGCCAACGTTCACGTGGATGCTGTTTTGAGTGTTGTTCAG GCAATCTTGGGAGGAACCATCCAGGTCCCAACTCTTACTGGTGATGTTGTGCTCAAG GTCCGTCCTGGCACTCAACCAGGCCAGAAGGTTGTTCTAAAGAATAAAG GAATTAAAACAAGGAACTCATACTCATTTGGTGATCAATATGTGCATTTCAATGTTAGCATCCCAAA GAATCTGACGGGAAAACAACGGGAATTAATAGAAGAGTTTGCTAGAGAGGAGCAAGGTGAAAGTGATAAACGTGCTGCTGGGGCAGCTGGCTGA
- the LOC108468091 gene encoding thylakoid lumenal 19 kDa protein, chloroplastic, giving the protein MATLSSSPSPSILSSSTANPKTPYLKPPLLFFPKPLTTALTTALATTTLLLTSPPSSIASDSYNVYYGTAASAANYGGYGGNSDKKASAEYVYDVPDGWKERLVSKVEKGTNGTDSEFYNPKKRQEKEYLTFLAGFRQLAPKDVILNNLALSDVELQDLIAGADSLVSEEKKDENGQLYYVYEIDGIGKHSLIAVTCAKNKLYAHFVNAPAPEWKRDEDTLRHIHESFKTVGSS; this is encoded by the coding sequence ATGGCAACCCTATCCTCTTCTCCATCACCCTCCATTCTCTCTTCCTCCACCGCCAATCCTAAAACCCCTTATCTGAAACCGCCGCTCCTCTTCTTCCCCAAGCCTCTAACCACCGCTCTAACCACCGCTTTAGCCACCACCACCTTACTCCTAACCTCCCCTCCCTCCTCCATTGCCTCTGATTCATACAACGTCTACTACGGAACCGCCGCCAGTGCCGCCAACTACGGAGGCTACGGTGGAAACTCCGACAAGAAAGCCTCCGCCGAGTACGTCTATGATGTCCCCGACGGATGGAAAGAGCGTTTAGTTTCCAAAGTTGAAAAGGGCACCAACGGGACGGACAGCGAATTCTACAACCCCAAGAAAAGACAAGAGAAAGAGTACTTAACATTCTTGGCTGGGTTCAGGCAATTAGCCCCCAAAGACGTGATTTTGAACAACTTGGCATTATCAGACGTGGAGTTGCAGGATTTGATTGCCGGGGCCGACAGCTTGGTCTCCGAGGAGAAGAAAGACGAAAATGGACAGCTTTATTATGTGTACGAGATTGATGGAATTGGTAAGCATAGTTTGATTGCAGTCACTTGCGCAAAGAACAAGCTTTATGCTCATTTTGTCAATGCACCGGCGCCTGAGTGGAAACGCGATGAGGACACCTTAAGGCACATTCATGAATCCTTCAAGACTGTTGGATCATCGTAA